In a single window of the Tellurirhabdus bombi genome:
- a CDS encoding choice-of-anchor I family protein, with protein MIQKNWLVGWALLAVVSNACITDHRDDPTQLQENPAAFKEVTSVDLGGEAASEISAYDPASKRLFVVNNESAAKVEVLDLSAYPTTTKLQPIDVSALGGVANSVAVSGGKLAIALEATNKQANGSVIVLNTSTLAQIRQVEVGALPDMVTFSPDGNYIVTANEGEPNAAYTNDPVGSISIINIANNYSVKTLTFEAFAATQAQLTAGGFRLFGPNASFAQDVEPEYVAIASDSKKAWVTLQENNGIAEVDLVNGAILRIHPLGTKDISLASNAIDPSDRDSKISLATWPLKSFYLPDAISYFSANGGGYLITADEGDAREYSAFDEQVRVSSLNLDATVFPNATELKLPANLGRLRVTRTAGNTGGVYKELYGFGGRGFSIYNAATGQRVYESGKSLEERVIAANLYDDDRSDDKGIEPEGVTVGMMNNKPIAFVGMERADAIAIYDVSNPAAPQFLQLFKTGDAPEGVLFVAAKDSPNGRSMLVVSSEGDGTVKVYQPDKI; from the coding sequence ATGGGCGCTGTTAGCGGTTGTCTCCAACGCCTGCATTACCGATCACCGCGATGACCCCACTCAGCTACAGGAAAATCCGGCTGCCTTTAAAGAAGTGACTTCCGTTGATTTAGGGGGCGAAGCCGCATCGGAAATTTCCGCTTATGACCCCGCTAGCAAACGCCTGTTTGTGGTCAATAACGAGTCAGCTGCTAAAGTGGAGGTACTGGACTTGTCGGCTTACCCAACGACCACGAAATTACAGCCGATTGATGTGTCGGCCTTGGGTGGCGTTGCCAATAGCGTGGCCGTCAGTGGCGGCAAGCTGGCCATCGCGCTGGAGGCTACCAACAAGCAGGCAAACGGCAGCGTTATTGTGTTAAATACCAGTACACTAGCTCAGATTCGACAAGTGGAAGTTGGTGCTTTGCCAGATATGGTAACGTTTAGTCCCGATGGAAACTACATCGTTACAGCCAACGAAGGCGAGCCCAACGCAGCCTATACCAACGATCCGGTGGGCTCTATTTCAATCATCAATATTGCCAATAATTACAGCGTCAAGACATTGACCTTTGAGGCGTTTGCCGCTACACAGGCTCAATTAACGGCGGGCGGTTTTCGCCTCTTTGGCCCCAATGCAAGCTTTGCGCAAGACGTTGAGCCTGAATACGTAGCTATTGCCTCCGATTCAAAGAAAGCCTGGGTAACGCTTCAGGAAAACAACGGAATTGCCGAAGTAGATCTGGTCAATGGGGCCATTCTGCGGATTCATCCGTTGGGAACAAAAGACATCAGCCTGGCCAGTAACGCCATCGACCCCAGCGACCGGGATAGCAAAATTAGCTTAGCGACCTGGCCGCTGAAATCGTTCTATCTGCCGGATGCCATTTCGTATTTCTCAGCCAACGGTGGGGGCTACCTCATCACGGCGGATGAAGGTGATGCGCGGGAGTATTCGGCCTTCGATGAGCAGGTGCGTGTGAGTAGCCTTAACCTGGACGCTACCGTTTTTCCGAACGCAACGGAACTAAAACTACCGGCCAACCTGGGGCGTCTGCGCGTAACCAGAACAGCCGGGAATACCGGTGGCGTTTATAAAGAATTGTATGGCTTCGGTGGCCGTGGATTCAGTATTTACAATGCCGCAACCGGGCAGCGGGTTTATGAATCCGGGAAGAGTCTGGAAGAGCGGGTCATTGCGGCCAATCTGTACGACGATGATCGGTCGGATGACAAAGGCATTGAACCGGAAGGAGTCACGGTAGGCATGATGAATAACAAGCCCATTGCGTTTGTCGGTATGGAACGGGCAGATGCCATTGCTATCTACGATGTGAGCAATCCGGCGGCCCCTCAATTCCTGCAACTGTTTAAAACGGGCGATGCACCAGAGGGCGTTTTATTCGTCGCGGCCAAAGACAGTCCGAACGGTCGGAGTATGCTGGTGGTTAGCAGTGAAGGCGATGGAACGGTAAAAGTCTATCAGCCGGATAAAATCTAA
- a CDS encoding cytochrome B translates to MLYSILLRAHSGVRWLVLVLLVAAAVSAFLKWQRRDEYSTGDNKLYVWALIATHIQVTIGLILYFVSPKVPLFGDGALPFGEIMKNPLYRFYAVEHIALMLIAAVLITIGRSRLRRAPGPINKHRAVFIFYTLGLIAILAAIPWPFRIPGAGWF, encoded by the coding sequence ATGCTATATTCTATACTACTTCGTGCCCATTCTGGAGTGCGCTGGCTTGTTCTCGTTCTTCTCGTTGCCGCCGCCGTATCGGCCTTTTTGAAATGGCAACGACGCGACGAATATTCTACCGGCGACAATAAGCTCTATGTCTGGGCGCTGATTGCAACGCACATCCAAGTCACTATTGGCTTAATTCTTTATTTTGTTAGCCCTAAAGTTCCTCTGTTTGGCGATGGTGCATTGCCTTTCGGAGAAATCATGAAAAATCCTTTGTACCGCTTCTACGCCGTGGAGCATATTGCCCTCATGCTGATTGCCGCCGTGCTGATTACCATTGGTCGGTCGCGCTTACGCCGGGCTCCGGGTCCTATCAACAAACACCGGGCTGTATTTATTTTCTATACCCTCGGCCTGATTGCCATTCTGGCGGCAATTCCTTGGCCATTCCGGATTCCGGGTGCGGGCTGGTTCTAA
- a CDS encoding DUF4286 family protein yields the protein MILYNVTINIEPSLAQDWLRWMKQEYVPEVMATGLPAETKILRLLTEVGNGGVTYTAQYFFNAMEDFITYEKLHAPALNAKLHARYSDKLLAFRTLLEEV from the coding sequence ATGATTCTATACAATGTTACCATCAATATTGAGCCGTCGCTTGCGCAAGACTGGCTCCGCTGGATGAAGCAGGAATACGTACCGGAAGTTATGGCTACGGGGCTACCTGCCGAAACTAAAATCTTACGGCTGCTGACAGAAGTAGGCAACGGTGGCGTGACCTATACGGCCCAATATTTCTTCAATGCTATGGAGGATTTTATTACCTACGAAAAACTGCATGCCCCCGCCCTGAATGCCAAGCTACATGCGCGATACAGTGACAAACTGTTAGCGTTCAGAACGTTACTGGAAGAAGTATAA